A region from the Candidatus Thermokryptus mobilis genome encodes:
- the rplM gene encoding 50S ribosomal protein L13: MARLDVISNRTYSPKKEEVINQRKWYLIDAQGQTLGRLASNIARILRGKHKPIFSPHVDCGDFVVVINAEKIKVTGKKEEKKLYFSHSGYPGGEKFESLKDLLRRKPEFVLWHAVKLMLPKNRLSRKMIRKLKIYAGPNHPHQAQKPEPIPEELLLK; this comes from the coding sequence ATGGCTCGCCTTGATGTAATTTCAAACAGGACATATTCGCCCAAGAAGGAAGAAGTTATCAACCAGCGCAAATGGTATCTTATAGACGCTCAAGGGCAAACGCTTGGGCGACTGGCCAGCAATATAGCCCGAATTTTAAGAGGAAAACATAAACCGATATTTTCCCCACATGTTGATTGTGGTGATTTCGTTGTGGTGATCAATGCTGAAAAGATAAAGGTTACGGGGAAAAAGGAAGAGAAAAAGTTATACTTTAGCCATTCTGGATATCCTGGTGGTGAAAAATTTGAAAGTTTGAAAGACCTTTTGAGAAGGAAACCAGAATTTGTCCTTTGGCATGCTGTTAAATTGATGTTGCCGAAAAATCGCCTCTCTAGAAAGATGATAAGAAAACTTAAAATTTATGCTGGTCCAAATCATCCTCATCAGGCGCAAAAACCTGAACCGATACCAGAGGAATTGTTATTAAAGTAA